CGGCACGCCGGACATGAATCCTTCCAGGATCCAGACCGCCAGCGGCACGTTGAACAGACAGTGTGCCAGGGCCACGGCGATGTGCGTGTCGATGAGATTGAAGGTCGAATAGAGCTGGAAGAACGGCAGCAGGAAAACGGCCGGAGGCGCCATGCGGTTGGTCAAAAGCCAGAAGAAGACGTGCTTGTCGCCGATGAAGCGGAAGCGCGAGAAGGCGTAGGCGGCGGGAAGCGCCGTGACCAGGGAGATGACCGTGTTGATGCTGACGTAGATCATGGTGTTGATATAGCCCGAATACCAGGACGGATCCGAGAAGATCTTGGCATAATTGTCCAGGGTCATGGAACTCGGGAAGAGCTCGAAGGAGCGCATGATGTCCGCGTTGGTGCGCAGGGACATGTTCAGCATCCAGTAAATGGGGAGCAGCAGCAGGACGAGATAGAAAACCAGGATGAAATGACGTTTTCTCATGATTTGTCCCCCGTGCCCACGGCCTGCAAGGCCTGATAGAAAAGCCAGCAGAAAAGCAGGACGATGAGAAAGTAGATGATGGAGAAGGCCGCTGCGGGTCCAAGATCCATGGCCGTGGAGAGCTTGACCAGATAGATGGACAGGAAAGTCGTGGCGTTGCCGGGACCGCCGCCGGTCAGTACGAAAGGCTCGGCGTAGATCAGGAAGCTGTCCATGAACCTGAGCAGCACCGCGATGGTCAGCACTCCGCGCATCTTCGGCAACTGGATGTAGCGGAACACGGCCCAGCGGCTGGCCCCGTCGATCTTGGCGGCCTGGTAGTAGGCGTCGGGAATGGAGCGCAGACCCGCATAGGCCAGCAGGACCACCAGCGGCGTCCAGTGCCAGACCTCCATGAGCATGACCGTGATCCAGGCATGCAGGGGGTTGGCGGTGTG
The DNA window shown above is from Desulfomicrobium apsheronum and carries:
- a CDS encoding carbohydrate ABC transporter permease; this translates as MEKWENNRAWFLILPVFVIVAFSAIIPLMTVVNYSVQDILGPGQSVFVGTEWFREMLTNSRLHDALVKQLIFSGLVLLIEIPLGIAIALTMPHKGWTASACLVLLALPLLIPWNVIGTIWIIFTRPDIGLFGAAINSLGLGFDHTANPLHAWITVMLMEVWHWTPLVVLLAYAGLRSIPDAYYQAAKIDGASRWAVFRYIQLPKMRGVLTIAVLLRFMDSFLIYAEPFVLTGGGPGNATTFLSIYLVKLSTAMDLGPAAAFSIIYFLIVLLFCWLFYQALQAVGTGDKS
- a CDS encoding carbohydrate ABC transporter permease — protein: MRKRHFILVFYLVLLLLPIYWMLNMSLRTNADIMRSFELFPSSMTLDNYAKIFSDPSWYSGYINTMIYVSINTVISLVTALPAAYAFSRFRFIGDKHVFFWLLTNRMAPPAVFLLPFFQLYSTFNLIDTHIAVALAHCLFNVPLAVWILEGFMSGVPREIDETAFIDGYSFPRFFLAVFIPLIRAGIGVTAFFCFMFSWVELLLARTLTTTAAKPIAATMTRTVSASGLDWGLLAAAGILTIVPGALVIWFVRNHLAKGFALGRV